The DNA sequence GGGAAACGAACGTCGAGGCCGATACGATACCGAAAGGCCTTGACGAAGAGGTTATTCGTCTGATTTCCGCCAAGAAAGACGAGCCGGAGTGGCTGCTTGAATGGCGTTTGCGGGCATGGCGGCATTGGGAAAAACTGGCCTCCAATCCGGCGGAAAAATACCCGCGCTGGCCGCATTTGAAGTATACGGCACCGGATTTCCGGAATATCACGTATTACTCGTCGCCGAGCAAGAAGCCGCGGTATGAAAGCCTCGACGAGGTCGATCCGGATTTGCTGGAAACGTTCGAGCGGCTGGGTATCCCGTTGGCCGAACAGGAAAAACTGGCCGGCGTAGCGGTGGATGCCGTCCTCGATAGCGTGTCTGTCCACACGACCTTCAAAGAGGAACTGGCCGAGCAGGGCATTATCTTCTGCTCGTTTGGAGAAGCCGTACAGGAGCATCCCGAACTGGTGCAGAAATACATGGGGTCCGTGGTCCCGTACACGGATAACTTCTATGCCTCGCTGAACGCGGCAGTGTTCTCCGACGGTTCCTTTTGCTACATCCCGAAAGGCGTCCGCTGCCCCATGGAGCTTTCGACGTATTTCCGGATCAATCAGGCAGGTACGGGGCAATTCGAGCGTACGCTCATCGTGGCCGAAGAAGGCAGCTACGTAAGCTATCTCGAAGGTTGCACGGCCCCGATGCGCGACGAAAACCAGTTGCATGCCGCAGTCGTGGAAATCGTTGCCGAGGCCCACGCAGAAGTGAAATACTCGACCATTCAGAATTGGTATCCCGGCGACAATGAGGGGCGCGGGGGAGTGTTCAACTTTGTCACCAAGCGGGGTATCTGCAAGGGTGACCACGCAAAGATATCCTGGACGCAGCTTGAAACCGGATCGGCCATCACATGGAAATATCCCAGCGTGATTCTGAAAGGAGACCGGTCTGTGGGAGAATTCTACTCGGTGGCTTTCACCAAAGGACGGCAGCAGGCCGATACGGGCACCAAGATGGTGCATCTGGGAAAAAATACGAAAAGCACCATTATCTCGAAGGGGATATCCGGGGGGCGCAGCAATAACTCCTACCGGGGGCTGGTAAAAATCAACAAGGGCGCCGAAAATGCGCGGAATTTCTCCCAATGCGACTCGATGCTGCTTGGAGATCGGTGCGGAGCGCATACCTTCCCCTATATAGAAATCAAAAATCCCTCGGCACAGGTGGAACATGAAGCCACCACCTCGAAAATAGGGGAAGACCAGATGTTCTACTGCTTCCAGCGGGGCATCGGAGAAGAAGCCGCCATCAAACTCATCGTCAATGGA is a window from the Bacteroidetes bacterium SB0662_bin_6 genome containing:
- the sufB gene encoding Fe-S cluster assembly protein SufB, yielding MPTTQTEFLHEVAAGEYKYGWETNVEADTIPKGLDEEVIRLISAKKDEPEWLLEWRLRAWRHWEKLASNPAEKYPRWPHLKYTAPDFRNITYYSSPSKKPRYESLDEVDPDLLETFERLGIPLAEQEKLAGVAVDAVLDSVSVHTTFKEELAEQGIIFCSFGEAVQEHPELVQKYMGSVVPYTDNFYASLNAAVFSDGSFCYIPKGVRCPMELSTYFRINQAGTGQFERTLIVAEEGSYVSYLEGCTAPMRDENQLHAAVVEIVAEAHAEVKYSTIQNWYPGDNEGRGGVFNFVTKRGICKGDHAKISWTQLETGSAITWKYPSVILKGDRSVGEFYSVAFTKGRQQADTGTKMVHLGKNTKSTIISKGISGGRSNNSYRGLVKINKGAENARNFSQCDSMLLGDRCGAHTFPYIEIKNPSAQVEHEATTSKIGEDQMFYCFQRGIGEEAAIKLIVNGFCKEILAKLPMEFAVEAQKLLDIELEGSVG